In Oncorhynchus gorbuscha isolate QuinsamMale2020 ecotype Even-year linkage group LG08, OgorEven_v1.0, whole genome shotgun sequence, one genomic interval encodes:
- the LOC124041117 gene encoding WASH complex subunit 2C-like isoform X3 — translation MTFGAHISLTWTTVFTTVTKMSGLLVGMANVPSKSNHTGKDGQVWEKLWTLEEMRQTSANWSLAADSGLFLFLQDFSQRMLSKTHGIEKQLDGLIRDTKATDCCMHTVFNDFLMLSNTQFIENRVYDDEEVEEAVPKPEAMERLPEQKTREQKEAQLIPKVQEAVNYGLMVLDSAFEQLDIKAGNSDSEDEEATDRVEPILEPKDLYVDRPLPYLIGSQLFMGQEDVGLGDLSSEEMSVDSDRDTVIVSEDGKDANQSDDDFDQDEGPGTIKKKKLSMLSDDEEGGSDIFGESDEDDDDRKSLCHIQKPRPSSFADELAARIKGEPISKPEGDRTSDEHDSEELLGPPKMEDEDFSPFGGKGGLFSRGRGLFDDEGDLFSDPPKQPVAGEKTTEPVKPAKKIPSGAVPIFPENSLFGTPNDSDSVEGRENGSPAKPIKTQTSAPRKTALGGLFDDEEDHFFTGESLNKSSSAGQEEPKQKKTVDLFGGGDEDGNIFSESSGVLPPLQSRREVVEEEEQICPTIPKSQSKLEPTLQSKALLSIFVDEEDEDLFVSAKKSKSSQTEDATPQVKKPVSSAVFSDDEDHWMSSKHSARKTGGMKSSDSNPYRLPSVKADPFDSLFDEYDDDLFAATKEFSPKKPQRASLLFEDETEDGEDKGSLLVFKPAINNSSTLADPKAAAVASPAPSRVHTDKPEVTAPPPPVEKRRAEERAAKGPEVQPLSSLLECSESKKKPVRAVSLFGGINVLGDRLGAAKVRRYIRLRVEVPPKLKSRTDLGHSVPVWLRLRLRAHWTRRMVMTFCLRARPPWKRGPKRRRTPSVCLMMRRVLTGLTLSTYPSKTATINTLKPAEERPHTKSSTGVFQDEELLFSHTQQTDNHPDVDIFATPDKFVRFRPSNARSSVRSAAPTPFSDEDEDDLFSSVNPKALQPKVSAKPSKPGKDEPSPQPSVTEPVTGSETNLVINPVALLLGLSPSSSGLSPAWTQSLSNGGLSFDRPVQVSVLQCANKGRVKGSIRRRPQTRAARQMSAQSSVDQKNQGEDPAGHSPTLPHSTQPSLALLNPIEPSLALPNLTLPRPSLPNQAPTTGLPSFLPASLPSQPLLTDVSVTPSVLTLPVSNTPLKRDFSMGSKVKVLPSPDEADLFGSVPALAPVPKLAPKTMEGELTPKEEKEATPPSVFDDPMGDLFQKVKPRSAKTFLEEEDEEDIFVLGNSSTPTTKITAGSNPTPKQDLFQDEGETTPKAHKDKSLDSSLFDDKVDIFADLTAISKPKEKKFKKVETKSIFHDDMDDVFSPCTVKPMAKQPPSKFRKNPPSQDTSATDGLGNIFDDPLDALGGN, via the exons ATGACTTTTGGGGCTCATATTTCACTAACGTGGACAACAGTTTTTACAACAGTTACTAAG ATGAGCGGGTTGCTGGTTGGCATGGCAAATGTCCCCAGCAAGAGCAATCACACAGGGAAGGATGGCCAGGTGTGGGAGAAACTCTGGACCTTGGAAGAGATGCGACAGACCAGCGCCAACTGGTCCCTGGCTGCAGACTCAGGA CTCTTCCTGTTCCTGCAAGACTTCTCCCAGAGGATGCTGTCAAAGACTCATGGGATAGAGAAGCAGCTGGATGGACTGATCAGAGACACCAAGGCCACAGACTGTTGCATGCACACCGTCTTCAACGACTTCCTCATGCTCTCCAACACACAATTCATTGAAAAC AGAGTGTATGatgatgaggaggtggaggaggcggTGCCAAAGCCTGAGGCCATGGAGAGACTGCCTGAGCAG AAGACTCGTGAGCAGAAGGAAGCCCAGCTGATTCCTAAGGTCCAGGAAGCAGTGAACTACGGTCTGATGGTGCTGGACTCTGCATTTGAGCAGCTAGACATAAAGGCAGGAAACTCTGACTCGGAGGATGAGGAGGCCACAGACAGAGTGGAGCCCATACTGGAGCCCAAG GACCTGTATGTGGACAGGCCTTTACCATATCTGATTGGCTCTCAGCTCTTTATGGGGCAAGAAGACGTTGGACTGGGAGACCTCTCCAGTGAAG AAATGTCAGTTGACAGTGATCGCGACACCGTCATTGTGAGCGAAGATGGCAAAGATGCTAAC CAGTCAGACGATGACTTCGACCAGGATGAGGGGCCAGGCACCATTAAGAAGAAG AAGTTGTCTATGTTGAGTGATGATGAGGAGGGAGGTTCAGACATATTCGGAGAATCGGACGAAGATGATGATGACAGAAAG TCTTTGTGTCACATTCAGAAACCAAGACCATCATCCTTTGCTGATGAGCTGGCCGCCAGAATCAAAGGGGAACCTATCAGCAAGCCAGAGGGAGATCGCACAT CTGATGAACATGACAGCGAGGAGTTATTGGGGCCACCCAAGATGGAGGACGAGGACTTCTCTccgtttggaggaaaagggggccTCTTCAGTCGAGGGAGAGGACTGTTTGATGATGAG GGGGATCTGTTCTCTGATCCACCTAAACAGCCTGTAGCAGGGGAGAAGACCACAG AACCTGTCAAGCCTGCAAAGAAGATTCCTTCAGGGGCTGTGCCAATTTTCCCAG AGAACAGCCTGTTTGGCACACCTAATGACTCTGATTCAGTGGAGGGTAGAGAGAACGGCAGTCCAGCCAAACCCATCAAGACTCAGACATCAGCCCCTAGAAAGACCGCTTTAGGGGGGCTGTTTGACGATGAGGAGGATCACTTCTTCACCGGCGAAAGCCTTAATAAATCCAGCTCTG CTGGACAGGAGGAACCCAAGCAGAAGAAGACAGTGGATCTGTTTGGAGGAGGTGATGAGGATGGTAACATCTTCAGTGAGAGCTCCGGTGTTCTGCCCCCTCTACAGAGcaggagggaggtggtggaggaggaagaacag ATATGTCCAACCATCCCTAAGAGTCAGTCCAAGCTTGAACCGACACTTCAGAGCAAAGCTCTTCTGTCCATATTTGTTGACGAGGAGGATGAG GATCTGTTTGTGTCTGCGAAGAAGTCTAAATCAAGCCAAACTGAAGATGCCACACCACAAGTCAAGAAACCTGTCTCTAGTGCCGTCTTCAGTGATGACGAG GACCATTGGATGAGCTCCAAGCATAGTGCAAGAAAGACTGGAGGGATGAAGTCCAGTGATAGCAACCCTTATCGTCTACCCAGTGTCAAAGCAGATCCTTTCGACAGCCTGTTCGATGAGTATGATGACGATCTCTTTGCTGCTACCAAGGAGTTTAG TCCGAAGAAGCCACAGAGAGCGTCTCTCCTGTTTGAAGATGAGACTGAGGATGGTGAAGATAAGGGATCCCTCTTAGTCTTCAAACCTGCCATCAACAACAGCTCTACTCTAGCTGACCCTAAA GCTGCTGCTGTGGCCTCCCCAGCCCCCTCACGGGTCCACACAGACAAACCTGAGGTGACGGCACCTCCTCCCCCAGTGGAGAAGAGGCGTGCAGAGGAGAGGGCAGCGAAGGGTCCTGAGGTACAGCCCCTGTCCTCTCTATTAGAGTGCAGTGAGAGTAAGAAGAAGCCAGTAAGGGCCGTCAGTCTGTTTGGAGGGATCAACGTGCTGGGAGACCGACTGGGAGCAGCCAAGGTGAGACGCTACATAAGGCTGAGGGTAGAAGTTCCCCCTAAGCTCAAATCTAGGACGGACCTTGGACATTCTGTTCCAGTATGGTTGAGATtgag ACTAAGAGCCCATTGGACGAGACGGATGGTGATGACTTTCTGTCTGAGGGCCCGCCCCCCATGGAAAAGGGGTCCAAAAAGAAGAAGAACACCGTCAGTCTGTTTGATGATGAGGAGGGTGCTGACTGGACTGACCCTATCTACATACCCTAGCAAAACAGCTACCATAAACACACTAAAG CCTGCAGAGGAGCGTCCTCATACCAAGAGCAGTACCGGGGTGTTCCAGGATGAGGAACTGCTCTTCAGTCACACTCAGCAGACAGACAACCACCCCGACGTTGACATCTTCGCCACGCCTGACAAGTTTGTG AGGTTCAGGCCCAGTAATGCTAGGAGCTCAGTGAGGTCGGCAGCCCCAACACCTTTTAGTGATGAGGATGAAGATGACCTCTTCAGCTCTGTCAATCCCAAAGCTCTTCAGCCG AAAGTATCGGCGAAGCCCAGTAAACCCGGTAAAGACGAGCCATCCCCACAACCTTCTGTCACAGAACCAGTCACAGGGAGTGAG ACCAACCTGGTGATCAACCCTGTTGCCCTCCTACTAGGCCTGAGCCCCAGCTCCTCAGGCCTCAGCCCAGCATGGACCCAGTCCCTCAGCAACGGAGGGCTTAGCTTCGACCGCCCTGTCCAGGTGTCTGTGCTACAGTGTGCCAACAAG GGTCGAGTTAAAGGCTCCATCCGCCGCAGGCCCCAGACCAGGGCAGCACGGCAGATGTCAGCACAGAGCTCCGTGGACCAGAAAAACCAGGGAGAGGACCCGGCCGGACACAGCCCAACCCTACCTCATTCAACCCAGCCTAGTTTGGCACTACTTAATCCAATCGAGCCTAGCCTGGCACTACCTAACTTAACCCTGCCCCGGCCTAGTCTACCCAACCAAGCCCCAACCACTGGCTTACCCTCCTTCTTACCTGCCTCCTTACCCTCCCAACCGCTGCTCACTGATGTCTCTGTCACACCATCAGTTCTAACACTACCAGTGTCCAACACCCCTCTAAAGAGAGACTTTTCTATGGGAAGCAAGGTGAAGGTGCTGCCCTCTCCCGACGAGGCTGACCTGTTTGGGTCTGTCCCTGCCCTAGCCCCAGTCCCCAAACTCGCCCCAAAGACTATGGAGGGTGAGTTGACGccgaaggaagagaaagaagcgACCCCTCCATCCGTCTTTGACGACCCCATGGGTGACTTGTTCCAGAAGGTCAAGCCGAGGTCGGCGAAGACCttcctggaggaggaggatgaagaggatatCTTTGTGCTGGGAAATAGTTCTACTCCCACTACTAAAATTACTGCAGGGAGCAACCCTACTCCCAAACAGGACCTCTTCCAG GATGAAGGGGAGACGACCCCTAAAGCTCACAAAGACAAATCTCTGGATTCCAGCCTGTTTGACGACAAAGTTGACATCTTTGCTGATTTGACGGCCATTTCAAAACCAAAAGAGAAGAAGTTCAAGAAGGTGGAGACTAAATCCATATTTCATGATGATATGG ATGATGTCTTCTCTCCCTGCACTGTGAAGCCAATGGCCAAGCAGCCTCCATCCAAGTTCAGGAAAAACCCTCCCTCCCAGGACACCAGTGCAACGGACGGCTTGGGCAACATCTTCGATGACCCTCTCGATGCTCTGGGTGGGAACTGA
- the LOC124041117 gene encoding WASH complex subunit 2C-like isoform X7: protein MTFGAHISLTWTTVFTTVTKMSGLLVGMANVPSKSNHTGKDGQVWEKLWTLEEMRQTSANWSLAADSGLFLFLQDFSQRMLSKTHGIEKQLDGLIRDTKATDCCMHTVFNDFLMLSNTQFIENRVYDDEEVEEAVPKPEAMERLPEQKTREQKEAQLIPKVQEAVNYGLMVLDSAFEQLDIKAGNSDSEDEEATDRVEPILEPKDLYVDRPLPYLIGSQLFMGQEDVGLGDLSSEEMSVDSDRDTVIVSEDGKDANQSDDDFDQDEGPGTIKKKKLSMLSDDEEGGSDIFGESDEDDDDRKKPRPSSFADELAARIKGEPISKPEGDRTSDEHDSEELLGPPKMEDEDFSPFGGKGGLFSRGRGLFDDEGDLFSDPPKQPVAGEKTTEPVKPAKKIPSGAVPIFPENSLFGTPNDSDSVEGRENGSPAKPIKTQTSAPRKTALGGLFDDEEDHFFTGESLNKSSSAGQEEPKQKKTVDLFGGGDEDGNIFSESSGVLPPLQSRREVVEEEEQICPTIPKSQSKLEPTLQSKALLSIFVDEEDEDLFVSAKKSKSSQTEDATPQVKKPVSSAVFSDDEDHWMSSKHSARKTGGMKSSDSNPYRLPSVKADPFDSLFDEYDDDLFAATKEFSPKKPQRASLLFEDETEDGEDKGSLLVFKPAINNSSTLADPKAAAVASPAPSRVHTDKPEVTAPPPPVEKRRAEERAAKGPEVQPLSSLLECSESKKKPVRAVSLFGGINVLGDRLGAAKVRRYIRLRVEVPPKLKSRTDLGHSVPVWLRLRLRAHWTRRMVMTFCLRARPPWKRGPKRRRTPSVCLMMRRVLTGLTLSTYPSKTATINTLKPAEERPHTKSSTGVFQDEELLFSHTQQTDNHPDVDIFATPDKFVRFRPSNARSSVRSAAPTPFSDEDEDDLFSSVNPKALQPKVSAKPSKPGKDEPSPQPSVTEPVTGSETNLVINPVALLLGLSPSSSGLSPAWTQSLSNGGLSFDRPVQVSVLQCANKGRVKGSIRRRPQTRAARQMSAQSSVDQKNQGEDPAGHSPTLPHSTQPSLALLNPIEPSLALPNLTLPRPSLPNQAPTTGLPSFLPASLPSQPLLTDVSVTPSVLTLPVSNTPLKRDFSMGSKVKVLPSPDEADLFGSVPALAPVPKLAPKTMEGELTPKEEKEATPPSVFDDPMGDLFQKVKPRSAKTFLEEEDEEDIFVLGNSSTPTTKITAGSNPTPKQDLFQDEGETTPKAHKDKSLDSSLFDDKVDIFADLTAISKPKEKKFKKVETKSIFHDDMDDVFSPCTVKPMAKQPPSKFRKNPPSQDTSATDGLGNIFDDPLDALGGN from the exons ATGACTTTTGGGGCTCATATTTCACTAACGTGGACAACAGTTTTTACAACAGTTACTAAG ATGAGCGGGTTGCTGGTTGGCATGGCAAATGTCCCCAGCAAGAGCAATCACACAGGGAAGGATGGCCAGGTGTGGGAGAAACTCTGGACCTTGGAAGAGATGCGACAGACCAGCGCCAACTGGTCCCTGGCTGCAGACTCAGGA CTCTTCCTGTTCCTGCAAGACTTCTCCCAGAGGATGCTGTCAAAGACTCATGGGATAGAGAAGCAGCTGGATGGACTGATCAGAGACACCAAGGCCACAGACTGTTGCATGCACACCGTCTTCAACGACTTCCTCATGCTCTCCAACACACAATTCATTGAAAAC AGAGTGTATGatgatgaggaggtggaggaggcggTGCCAAAGCCTGAGGCCATGGAGAGACTGCCTGAGCAG AAGACTCGTGAGCAGAAGGAAGCCCAGCTGATTCCTAAGGTCCAGGAAGCAGTGAACTACGGTCTGATGGTGCTGGACTCTGCATTTGAGCAGCTAGACATAAAGGCAGGAAACTCTGACTCGGAGGATGAGGAGGCCACAGACAGAGTGGAGCCCATACTGGAGCCCAAG GACCTGTATGTGGACAGGCCTTTACCATATCTGATTGGCTCTCAGCTCTTTATGGGGCAAGAAGACGTTGGACTGGGAGACCTCTCCAGTGAAG AAATGTCAGTTGACAGTGATCGCGACACCGTCATTGTGAGCGAAGATGGCAAAGATGCTAAC CAGTCAGACGATGACTTCGACCAGGATGAGGGGCCAGGCACCATTAAGAAGAAG AAGTTGTCTATGTTGAGTGATGATGAGGAGGGAGGTTCAGACATATTCGGAGAATCGGACGAAGATGATGATGACAGAAAG AAACCAAGACCATCATCCTTTGCTGATGAGCTGGCCGCCAGAATCAAAGGGGAACCTATCAGCAAGCCAGAGGGAGATCGCACAT CTGATGAACATGACAGCGAGGAGTTATTGGGGCCACCCAAGATGGAGGACGAGGACTTCTCTccgtttggaggaaaagggggccTCTTCAGTCGAGGGAGAGGACTGTTTGATGATGAG GGGGATCTGTTCTCTGATCCACCTAAACAGCCTGTAGCAGGGGAGAAGACCACAG AACCTGTCAAGCCTGCAAAGAAGATTCCTTCAGGGGCTGTGCCAATTTTCCCAG AGAACAGCCTGTTTGGCACACCTAATGACTCTGATTCAGTGGAGGGTAGAGAGAACGGCAGTCCAGCCAAACCCATCAAGACTCAGACATCAGCCCCTAGAAAGACCGCTTTAGGGGGGCTGTTTGACGATGAGGAGGATCACTTCTTCACCGGCGAAAGCCTTAATAAATCCAGCTCTG CTGGACAGGAGGAACCCAAGCAGAAGAAGACAGTGGATCTGTTTGGAGGAGGTGATGAGGATGGTAACATCTTCAGTGAGAGCTCCGGTGTTCTGCCCCCTCTACAGAGcaggagggaggtggtggaggaggaagaacag ATATGTCCAACCATCCCTAAGAGTCAGTCCAAGCTTGAACCGACACTTCAGAGCAAAGCTCTTCTGTCCATATTTGTTGACGAGGAGGATGAG GATCTGTTTGTGTCTGCGAAGAAGTCTAAATCAAGCCAAACTGAAGATGCCACACCACAAGTCAAGAAACCTGTCTCTAGTGCCGTCTTCAGTGATGACGAG GACCATTGGATGAGCTCCAAGCATAGTGCAAGAAAGACTGGAGGGATGAAGTCCAGTGATAGCAACCCTTATCGTCTACCCAGTGTCAAAGCAGATCCTTTCGACAGCCTGTTCGATGAGTATGATGACGATCTCTTTGCTGCTACCAAGGAGTTTAG TCCGAAGAAGCCACAGAGAGCGTCTCTCCTGTTTGAAGATGAGACTGAGGATGGTGAAGATAAGGGATCCCTCTTAGTCTTCAAACCTGCCATCAACAACAGCTCTACTCTAGCTGACCCTAAA GCTGCTGCTGTGGCCTCCCCAGCCCCCTCACGGGTCCACACAGACAAACCTGAGGTGACGGCACCTCCTCCCCCAGTGGAGAAGAGGCGTGCAGAGGAGAGGGCAGCGAAGGGTCCTGAGGTACAGCCCCTGTCCTCTCTATTAGAGTGCAGTGAGAGTAAGAAGAAGCCAGTAAGGGCCGTCAGTCTGTTTGGAGGGATCAACGTGCTGGGAGACCGACTGGGAGCAGCCAAGGTGAGACGCTACATAAGGCTGAGGGTAGAAGTTCCCCCTAAGCTCAAATCTAGGACGGACCTTGGACATTCTGTTCCAGTATGGTTGAGATtgag ACTAAGAGCCCATTGGACGAGACGGATGGTGATGACTTTCTGTCTGAGGGCCCGCCCCCCATGGAAAAGGGGTCCAAAAAGAAGAAGAACACCGTCAGTCTGTTTGATGATGAGGAGGGTGCTGACTGGACTGACCCTATCTACATACCCTAGCAAAACAGCTACCATAAACACACTAAAG CCTGCAGAGGAGCGTCCTCATACCAAGAGCAGTACCGGGGTGTTCCAGGATGAGGAACTGCTCTTCAGTCACACTCAGCAGACAGACAACCACCCCGACGTTGACATCTTCGCCACGCCTGACAAGTTTGTG AGGTTCAGGCCCAGTAATGCTAGGAGCTCAGTGAGGTCGGCAGCCCCAACACCTTTTAGTGATGAGGATGAAGATGACCTCTTCAGCTCTGTCAATCCCAAAGCTCTTCAGCCG AAAGTATCGGCGAAGCCCAGTAAACCCGGTAAAGACGAGCCATCCCCACAACCTTCTGTCACAGAACCAGTCACAGGGAGTGAG ACCAACCTGGTGATCAACCCTGTTGCCCTCCTACTAGGCCTGAGCCCCAGCTCCTCAGGCCTCAGCCCAGCATGGACCCAGTCCCTCAGCAACGGAGGGCTTAGCTTCGACCGCCCTGTCCAGGTGTCTGTGCTACAGTGTGCCAACAAG GGTCGAGTTAAAGGCTCCATCCGCCGCAGGCCCCAGACCAGGGCAGCACGGCAGATGTCAGCACAGAGCTCCGTGGACCAGAAAAACCAGGGAGAGGACCCGGCCGGACACAGCCCAACCCTACCTCATTCAACCCAGCCTAGTTTGGCACTACTTAATCCAATCGAGCCTAGCCTGGCACTACCTAACTTAACCCTGCCCCGGCCTAGTCTACCCAACCAAGCCCCAACCACTGGCTTACCCTCCTTCTTACCTGCCTCCTTACCCTCCCAACCGCTGCTCACTGATGTCTCTGTCACACCATCAGTTCTAACACTACCAGTGTCCAACACCCCTCTAAAGAGAGACTTTTCTATGGGAAGCAAGGTGAAGGTGCTGCCCTCTCCCGACGAGGCTGACCTGTTTGGGTCTGTCCCTGCCCTAGCCCCAGTCCCCAAACTCGCCCCAAAGACTATGGAGGGTGAGTTGACGccgaaggaagagaaagaagcgACCCCTCCATCCGTCTTTGACGACCCCATGGGTGACTTGTTCCAGAAGGTCAAGCCGAGGTCGGCGAAGACCttcctggaggaggaggatgaagaggatatCTTTGTGCTGGGAAATAGTTCTACTCCCACTACTAAAATTACTGCAGGGAGCAACCCTACTCCCAAACAGGACCTCTTCCAG GATGAAGGGGAGACGACCCCTAAAGCTCACAAAGACAAATCTCTGGATTCCAGCCTGTTTGACGACAAAGTTGACATCTTTGCTGATTTGACGGCCATTTCAAAACCAAAAGAGAAGAAGTTCAAGAAGGTGGAGACTAAATCCATATTTCATGATGATATGG ATGATGTCTTCTCTCCCTGCACTGTGAAGCCAATGGCCAAGCAGCCTCCATCCAAGTTCAGGAAAAACCCTCCCTCCCAGGACACCAGTGCAACGGACGGCTTGGGCAACATCTTCGATGACCCTCTCGATGCTCTGGGTGGGAACTGA